The Palaemon carinicauda isolate YSFRI2023 chromosome 37, ASM3689809v2, whole genome shotgun sequence genome contains a region encoding:
- the LOC137629211 gene encoding octapeptide-repeat protein T2-like: MENKCGGEKECETEKECGGEECEREKEYGGKKQRERDIKCGVKTKCGGEKECGGEKECGGEKECGGENECEGRRNVERGVWREKECEREKECGGEKECGKEKECEREKECEGEKECEREKECEGKKGVEGRSVEGK, translated from the coding sequence atggAAAACAAGTGTGGAGGGGAGAAAGAATGTGAGACAgagaaagaatgtggaggggaggagtgtgagagggagaaagaatatgGAGGCAAGAAGCAGCGTGAGAGGGATATTAAGTGTGGAGTGAAGAcgaagtgtggaggggagaaggagtgtggaggggagaaggagtgtggaggggagaaggagtgtggaggggagaatgAGTGTGAAGGAAGAAGGAATGTGGAGAGAGGAGTGtggagggagaaggagtgtgagagggagaaagagtgtggaggggagaaggagtgtggaaaGGAAAaggagtgtgagagagagaaagaatgtgaaggggagaaggagtgtgaaagggagaaaGAGTGTGAAGGGAAGAAGGGTGTAGAAGGGAGAAGTGTGGAGGGGAAatga
- the LOC137629212 gene encoding high mobility group nucleosome-binding domain-containing protein 5-like — protein MENKCGGEKECETEKECGGEECEREKEYGGKKQRERDMKCGVKTKCGGEKECGGEKECEREKEYGGEKECERAMKCGGKKKCGGENECEREKECEGKKECGDEECGGRRSVRGRKNVKGEGV, from the coding sequence atggAAAACAAGTGTGGAGGGGAGAAAGAATGTGAGACAgagaaagaatgtggaggggaggagtgtgagagggagaaagaatatgGAGGCAAGAAGCAGCGTGAGAGGGATATGAAGTGTGGAGTGAAGAcgaagtgtggaggggagaaggagtgtggaggggagaaggagtgtgagagggagaaagaatatgGAGGGGAAAAGGAGTGTGAGAGGGCGATGAAGTGTGGAGGGAAGAAGAAGTGTGGAGGGGAGAatgagtgtgagagggagaaagagtgtGAAGGAAAGAAGGAATGTGGAGATGAGGAGTGtggagggagaaggagtgtgagagggagaaagaatgtgaagggagaaggagtgtga
- the LOC137629213 gene encoding octapeptide-repeat protein T2-like: protein MENKCGGEKECETEKECGGEECEREKEYGGKKQRERDMKCGVKTKCGGEKECGGEKECEREKEYGGEKECERAMKCGGKKKCGGENECEREKECEGKKECGDEECGGRRSVRGRKNVKGGRSVRGRKNVKGGRSVRGRKSVKGRRSVRGRRTVEWRRSVRGRKNVEARNSVEGRRSVRGRKNVEARSSVEGRSVKGRRSMKGRSVRWRKSVKGRRSVRGRKMWRGGVWRGEGV from the coding sequence atggAAAACAAGTGTGGAGGGGAGAAAGAATGTGAGACAgagaaagaatgtggaggggaggagtgtgagagggagaaagaatatgGAGGCAAGAAGCAGCGTGAGAGGGATATGAAGTGTGGAGTGAAGAcgaagtgtggaggggagaaggagtgtggaggggagaaggagtgtgagagggagaaagaatatgGAGGGGAAAAGGAGTGTGAGAGGGCGATGAAGTGTGGAGGGAAGAAGAAGTGTGGAGGGGAGAatgagtgtgagagggagaaagagtgtGAAGGAAAGAAGGAATGTGGAGATGAGGAGTGtggagggagaaggagtgtgagagggagaaagaatgtgaagggaggaaggagtgtgagagggagaaagaatgtgaagggaggaaggagtgtgagagggagaaagagtgtgaaggggagaaggagtgtgagagggagaaggactGTGGAgtggagaaggagtgtgagagggagaaagaatgtggaggcaagaaacagtgtggaggggagaaggagtgtgagagggagaaagaatgtggaggcaagaaGCAGTGTGGaggggaggagtgtgaaagggcgAAGGAGTATGAAAGGAAGAAGTGTGAGATGGAGAAAGAGTGtgaaggggagaaggagtgtgagagggagaaaaatgtggaggggaggagtgtggaggggagaaggagtgtga
- the LOC137629214 gene encoding axoneme-associated protein mst101(2)-like, translated as MNKNDAYNRLSGIIEWWYVTAVTLTISNGGETRCKTQAYIAEDYQAQKEEYTKNGIPVIRRRLYNSPETFTPPSYIIKNVEGRKSEGGEKECEGKKECGGKRSVKGRKSVKGRSKQCGGEKECEREKECGGKKQCGGEECEREKECEGRKECEREKECEGEKECEREKDCGVEKECEREKECEGEKECEREKECGGKKQCGGEKECEREKEYGGKKQEACGGEKECEREKECEGEKECEREKDCGVEKECEREKECGGKKQCGGEKECEREKECEGEKECEREKDCGVEKECEREKECGGKKQCGGEKECEREKECEGKKQCGGEKECEREKECGECGGKKQCGGEKECEREKECEGKKQCGGEKECEREKECGGKKQCGGEKECEWEKECEGEKECEREKDCGVEKECEREKECGGKKQCGGEKECEREKECGVKKQCGGEKEWEECGGEKECERGRECGGEKECGGEKESEREKECGGEKECGGEKECEREKECGGEKECEREKECVGGEGV; from the exons ATGAACAAGAATGATGCCTATAATCGCCTTAGCGGAATAATCGAATGGTGGTATGTAACGGCAGTTACACTTACTATTTCAAACGGTGGGGAAACacgttgcaagacccaggcctacatcgctgaggactatCAAGCGCAAA aaGAGGAATATACCAAAAACGGGATTCCAGTTATAAGAAGACGCTTATATAATTCACCTGAAACCTTTACACCCCCGTCGTATATAAT AAAGAATGTAGAGGGAAGAAAGAGTGAGGGAGGGGAAAAGGAGTGTGAAGGAAAGAAGGAGTGTGGAGGGAAAAGGAGTGTGAAAGGAAGAAAGAGTGTGAAAGGAAGGAGT aagcagtgtggaggggagaaggagtgtgagagagagaaagaatgtggaggcaagaaGCAGTGTGGAGgggaggagtgtgagagggagaaagagtgtGAAGGGaggaaggagtgtgagagggagaaagagtgtgaaggggagaaggagtgtgagagggagaaggactGTGGAgtggagaaggagtgtgagagggagaaagagtgtgaaggggagaaggagtgtgagagggagaaagaatgtggaggcaagaaacagtgtggaggggagaaggagtgtgagagggagaaagaatatgGAGGCAAGAAGCAAGAAGCA tgtggaggggagaaggagtgtgagagggagaaagaatgtgaaggggagaaggagtgtgagagggagaaggactGTGGAgtggagaaggagtgtgagagggaaaaagaatgtggaggcaagaaacagtgtggaggggagaaggagtgtgagagggagaaagaatgtgaaggggagaaggagtgtgagagggagaaggactGTGGAgtggagaaggagtgtgagagggaaaaagaatgtggaggcaagaaacagtgtggaggggagaaggagtgtgagagggagaaagaatgtgaagGCAAGAagcagtgtggaggggagaaggagtgtgagagggaaaaagaatgtggag aatgtggaggcaagaagcagtgtggaggggagaaggagtgtgagagggaaaaAGAATGTGAAGGCAAGAagcagtgtggaggggagaaggagtgtgagagggaaaaagaatgtggaggcaagaagcagtgtggaggggagaaggagtgtgagtgGGAGAAAGAATGtgaaggggagaaggagtgtgagagggagaaggactGTGGAgtggagaaggagtgtgagagggagaaagaatgtggaggcaagaaacagtgtggaggggagaaggagtgtgagagggagaaagaatgtggagtcAAGAagcagtgtggaggggagaaggagt gggaggagtgtggaggggagaaggagtgtgaaagggggAGAGAATGTGGAGGGGAGaaagagtgtggaggggagaaggaaagTGAGAGGGAAAAAgaatgtggaggggagaaggagtgtggaggggagaaggagtgtgagagggagaaagagtgtggaggggagaaggagtgtgagagggagaaagaatgtgtagggggagaaggagtgtga